In the Girardinichthys multiradiatus isolate DD_20200921_A chromosome 4, DD_fGirMul_XY1, whole genome shotgun sequence genome, one interval contains:
- the lmo7b gene encoding LIM domain only protein 7b isoform X7, producing the protein MDSTKVSVHQRKGHIPPPLRRKLGREERAVGQTSQLPRVYQTQIRPGMPVQVNPGWIWSKSLSDIPMVYPVRKVSNGNAISDKGQDTSLPRDWNQGIEREYSVVAKDSEAHWQDDLTRWKNRRRSTKSELYRRSLEREHIVKQLTNGAVTNYEGNETPGGSLKRDQSLWRHSSSPRPYSVSSSTWLSCDLRPHTRVLLTHSNATEAPFSSESHSWESQLGPKPESGRSIMGEEPNLASDGRNGVTTPSLHQAFTSPTQVNALGSQCTFHSTSGQTRPQSVLPKQISPPVKLTQPEQFDTEEYARSYSSDLYMRSFNTDPKKKTFSPNAASQSEADVTENLTNLFQKSQETPRSHLDSAEDGGAGQQESAGVSKYLSRTTTWSSSASLPRGYRRSEGSTRLSSAITAKPFGAKSPRMSSLPRRYSDDGGHTLMLNTEDSQSLSTKPYLKRQNAAAHLRGQYQASVRQKKANQVRQNATRQREEVNCEPSTLIQPYTKRQSSHNESLALPCNASADLSKVDHSDMRVSLTLSPNSIPDFGFHIHWDATGVRIKFIQPGSPAEHCQLCVDDEVVAVNGVAVAHMTYSQWKAKMASSLQTGSLTMDIRRYGIKDWSTNKGSPHNRPGRSMLTLNLTSAAPVLIGRSDHHANNAASVETTDTQESQLNGQTDNVTQEKAIGGLFSGNNTNARRKDNNSVTSENKKKRAEFFTQKGGSETAISDIEVPSLNPSSSSWSWDREEDRRRQEKWQEEQELLLQEQYQRDQERLQAEWQRAQQDAIEGEMPREDAVEMACGRQRFASSQLYVNELTKETKQKLKLDKEDQRDAEPKPPNIAHEAQNDRIPGKDWAEGSHGFAQLSHAHRAMSMSTPTLSGPYKQTRGDPRKRRGLTVSKAERERQQILEEMKKRTQLLTDNSWIRQRSDSFHKEPIDVGTSMKRYESLDNLDILHQYSDSAAAFIYPRPHSAAGLYSTQSRNASSRYSTGSMSLQTHMNSESSHYARMVSGRRTCCVCERVLGSGAAMVIDALSLCFHLTCFQCVGCHRHLGGTETGVQVRVRNRRPYCDYCHFQFNSTAFHV; encoded by the exons AGTATATCAAACCCAAATCAGGCCTGGGATGCCAGTTCAGGTCAACCCTGGCTGGATTTG GAGCAAATCCCTCAGTGACATCCCTATGGTGTATCCTGTGCGTAAAGTTTCAAATGGAAATGCCATTTCTGATAAAGGTCAAGACACCAGCCTGCCGAGGGACTGGAATCAAGGAATTGAAAGAGAGTATAGTGTAGTTGCCAAGGACAGCGAAGCTCACTGGCAAGAT GACTTGACGAGATGGAAAAATCGACGCAGAAGCACCAAGTCTGAACTGTACAGACGGTCACTTGAAAGGGAACATATTGTCAAACAGCTGACCAATGGGGCTGTGACAAATTATGAGGGTAATGAGACACCAGGAGGGTCCCTAAAGAG AGACCAGTCACTGTGGCGACATAGCTCCTCTCCCCGTCCTTACTCTGTTTCTTCATCCACATGGCTAAGCTGTGATCTCAGACCACATACTCGAGTTCTCCTGACCCACAGCAATGCCACTGAAGCCCCTTTCAGCTCCGAAAGCCATTCTTGG GAGTCTCAATTGGGACCCAAGCCTGAGTCTGGTAGGTCTATCATGGGAGAGGAGCCAAACTTGGCTTCAGATGGAAGAAATGGAGTTACTACACCTTCTCTACACCAAGCTTTCACCTCCCCGACGCAAGTGAATGCCCTGGGTAGCCAGTGTACTTTTCATTCCACATCTGGACAGACGCGACCACAAAGTGTTTTGCCAAAACAGATCTCCCCTCCTGTTAAACTCACACAACCAGAACAATTCGATACTGAAGAATATGCTAGGAGCTATAGTTCTGATTTGTACATGCGTTCCTTCAACACTGATCcgaaaaagaaaactttttctCCAAATGCAGCTAGTCAGTCAGAAGCTGATGTAACAGAGAATTTGACAAATCTGTTCCAAAAATCTCAAGAAACTCCAAGATCACATCTGGATTCAGCTGAGGATGGAGGTGCCGGTCAGCAGGAGTCTGCAGGGGTCTCAAAGTATTTGTCCAGAACTACAACATGGTCCAGCTCTGCAAGCCTTCCTCGCGGGTACCGTCGGTCTGAGGGTTCCACTCGTCTTTCTTCTGCAATCACAGCCAAACCCTTCGGTGCAAAGTCACCCAGAATGTCCTCCCTGCCAAGACGATACAGT GATGATGGCGGTCATACTTTGATGTTGAACACTGAGGATTCACAATCTTTATCCACCAAACCATATCTTAAAAGACAAAATGCGGCGGCTCATCTGAGGGGTCAGTATCAGGCCTCAGTTCGGCAGAAGAAGGCCAACCAGGTGAGGCAGAATGCTACAAGACAGAGGGAGGAAGTGAACTGTGAGCCCTCCACCCTGATTCAACCTTATACAAAACGGCAGTCTTCCCACAACGAAAGCTTGGCTCTTCCATGTAATGCAAGTGCTGACCTCTCAAAG gttGATCACAGTGACATGAGAGTGAGCCTGACTCTTAGTCCAAACAGCATACCAGACTTTGGGTTCCACATTCACTGGGACGCCACAGGGGTGAGAATAAAATTCATTCAACCAG GCAGTCCAGCAGAGCACTGTCAGCTGTGTGTAGATGATGAGGTTGTGGCAGTCAATGGAGTTGCAGTTGCACACATGACCTACAGCCAGTGGaaggcaaaaatggcatcctcGCTGCAAACTGGGAGTCTAACCATGGACATTCGTCGTTATGGCATCAAGG attggAGCACGAATAAAGGAAGTCCTCACAATCGGCCAGGGCGGAGCATGTTGACCCTCAATTTGACTTCTGCTGCACCTGTTTTAATAGGTCGCTCTGATCACCATGCCAACAATGCAGCCTCTGTAGAAACAACAGACACTCAAGAATCCCAACTTAATGGGCAGACAGACAAT GTAACCCAAGAGAAGGCCATTGGTGGGCTCTTTTCTGGCAATAACACCAATGCCAGGCGTAAAG ATAATAATAGTGTAACTAgcgaaaataagaaaaagaggGCAGAGTTTTTCACCCAGAAAG GAGGCTCAGAAACTGCAATATCTGAT ATTGAGGTGCCCTCCCTCAACCCATCCTCATCCAGCTGGTCTTGGGACCGTGAGGAGGATCGCAGGCGTCAGGAGAAGTGGCAGGAAGAGCAAGAGctcctcctgcag GAACAATACCAGCGAGATCAAGAGAGGTTGCAGGCAGAGTGGCAAAGGGCACAGCAGGATGCAATAGAAGGAGAGATGCCGAGG GAAGACGCCGTTGAGATGGCTTGTGGTCGTCAGAGGTTTGCCAGTTCACAGCTTTATGTGAATGAATtgacaaaggaaacaaaacagaagctAAAACttgacaaagaagatcagagaGATGCAGAACCAAAACCACCCAATATTGCACACGAAGCGCAGAATGACAGGATTCCTGGAAAAGATTg GGCTGAGGGTTCCCATGGTTTCGCTCAGCTGTCCCATGCACACAG GGCAATGTCCATGTCTACTCCAACTTTATCTGGACCCTACAAACAAACGAGAG GTGACCCAAGGAAAAGAAGAGGGCTGACTGTATCAaaggctgagagagagagacagcagATTTTGGAGGAGATGAAGAAAAGGACTCAGCTTCTGACTGACAACAGCTGGATACGTCAGCGCAGCGATAGTTTTCACAAGGAGCCAATCGATGTTGGTACCTCCATGAAGAG atatgAGTCTTTGGACAACCTGGATATTTTGCATCAGTATTCAGACTCTGCTGCAGCATTTATTTACCCTCGCCCCCATTCAGCTGCTGGACTTTACAGCACTCAGAGTAGGAATGCCTCCTCACGCTACAGTACTGGATCTATGTCATTACAGACACATATGAACTCAGAGTCATCTCATTATGCCAG GATGGTCAGTGGCAGGAGGACTTGctgtgtgtgtgagcgtgtcCTGGGTAGTGGGGCAGCCATGGTCATAGATGCCCTTAGTCTCTGTTTCCACCTAACCTGTTTCCAG TGCGTGGGCTGCCATCGACACCTTGGAGGAACAGAGACTGGAGTCCAGGTTCGCGTTCGAAACAGGAGGCCTTACTGTGACTACTGCCATTTCCAATTCAATT CCACTGCCTTCCACGTGTGA